In a genomic window of Gossypium arboreum isolate Shixiya-1 chromosome 9, ASM2569848v2, whole genome shotgun sequence:
- the LOC108456837 gene encoding probable catabolite repression protein creC yields MINTANGMMSTSSSSANAQSPGLKTYFKTPEGRYKLHYEKTHPSSLLHYAHGKTVTQVTLAHLKDKPAPSTPTASSSSFGASTGVKSAAARWLGSGNGSRALSFVGGNGGTKSISSTSRIGSLGTSSSSTSMTNTNFDGKGTYLISNVGDAIFISDLNSQEKDPIKSIHFSNSNPVCHAFDQDAKEGHDLLIGLNSGDVYSVSLRQQLQDVGKKLVGAHHYNKDGCVNNSRCTSIAWVPGGDGTFVVAHADGNMYVYEKNKDGAGDSSFSVIKDQTQFAVAHARYSKSNPIARWHVCQGSINSIAFSFDGAYLATVGRDGYLRVFDYPKEQLVCGGKGYYGAVLCCAWSMDGKYILTGGEDDLVQVWSMEDRKVVAWGEGHNSWVSGVAFDSYWSSPNSDGTAETVMYRFGSVGQDTQLLLWDLEMDEIVVPLRRCPPGGSPTYSTGSQSSHWDNVSPLGTLQPASSIRDVPKISPVVAHRVHTEPLSGLIFTQESVLTVCQEGHIKIWMRPGIAESQSSNTELLSSSAKDKLLLPSKIGGSSYKQ; encoded by the exons ATGATCAACACAGCTAACGGTATGATGTCGACATCATCTTCATCGGCGAACGCTCAATCGCCGGGCTTGAAAACTTATTTTAAAACCCCAGAAGGTCGATATAAGCTTCATTATGAAAAGACTCACCCTTCTAGCCTTCTTCACTACGCTCATGGCAAGACTGTTACTCAG GTTACCCTTGCGCATCTAAAGGACAAGCCAGCTCCGTCAACTCCAACAGCTTCATCTTCCAGCTTCGGTGCTAGCACTGGGGTAAAATCAGCTGCAGCAAGGTGGCTAGGTTCTGGAAATGGCAGCCGTGCTCTTAGCTTTGTTGGAGGGAATGGtgggactaaaagtattagtagtACTAGTAGGATTGGGTCATTGGGTACTTCAAGTTCAAGCACTTCAATGACTAATACAAATTTTGATGGGAAAGGAACTTATTTAATCTCCAATGTTGGTGATGCTATTTTTATAAGTGATTTGAATTCTCAGGAAAAG GATCCAATAAAGTCTATCCATTTCAGCAATTCAAACCCTGTCTGCCATGCTTTTGATCAGGATGCCAAGGAAGGGCATGATTTGCTTATTGGGTTGAATTCTGGTGATG TTTACTCCGTGTCACTGAGACAGCAGTTACAGGACGTTGGAAAGAAGCTTGTTGGGGCACATCATTACAATAAAGATGGCTGTGTCAATAACAG TCGCTGTACTAGTATTGCATGGGTTCCTGGAGGTGATGGTACTTTTGTGGTTGCTCATGCTGATGGaaatatgtatgtgtatgaaaag AACAAGGATGGTGCTGGCGATTCTTCATTCTCTGTTATAAAAGACCAAACTCAATTTGCTGTAGCACATGCACGTTACAGTAAG AGTAATCCAATTGCAAGGTGGCATGTTTGTCAAGGGTCAATTAATAGCATTGCTTTCTCCTTTGATGGGGCCTACTTGGCCACCGTTGGAAGAGATG GCTATCTGCGAGTGTTTGATTATCCAAAAGAACAGCTTGTATGTGGTGGCAAAGGTTATTATGGTGCTGTACTGTGTTGTGCTTGGAG TATGGATGGGAAATATATTCTGACTGGGGGCGAAGATGATTTGGTTCAAGTTTGGAGTATGGAAGATAGGAAGGTTGTGGCATGGGGTGAGGGGCACAACTCGTGG GTCAGTGGAGTGGCGTTTGATTCATATTGGTCATCACCTAATTCAGATGGCACAGCGGAGACCGTGATGTACCGATTTGGTTCTGTTGGACAG GACACACAATTGCTATTGTGGGACTTGGAAATGGATGAAATTGTGGTGCCATTACGTCGATGCCCTCCCGGAGGGTCTCCTACTTACAGCACCGGGAGCCAGTCTTCCCATTGGGACAATGTATCCCCATTGGGTACCCTGCAACCTGCCTCAAGCATTCGAGATGTTCCAAAAATTTCACCAGTGGTTGCTCATCGCGTACACACTGAACCCCTCTCGGGTTTGATTTTTACCCAGGAATCTGTACTTACGGTTTGTCAAGAGGGGCACATAAAAATCTGGATGAGACCAGGTATTGCAGAAAGTCAATCAAGCAACACCGAATTATTAAGTAGCAGCGCCAAGGATAAGCTATTACTTCCCAGCAAGATTGGTGGTTCTAGCTACAAGCAATGA
- the LOC108454502 gene encoding dnaJ protein P58IPK homolog: protein MLKTLSLSWAFNSMAWRGLLYTVFILHFVLVCQLLLLQPLVSALGGKPGNAAELFESVSQNIKVKRYSEALNDLNAAIETDPALSEAYFHRASILRQLCRYEESEKSYKKFLELKPGNSVGEKELSQLRQAQSALETAFSLFDSRDHTKALEYLDRVVLVFSPACSKAKILKAKLLLAAKDYSSVISETGFILKEDENNLEALLLRGQAYYYLADHDVAQRHYQKGLRLDPEHSELKKAYFGLKNLLKKTKSAEDNVNKGKLRLAVEDYKGALALDPNHLAHNVHLHLGLCKVLVKLGRGKDASSSCSEALNIDGELLEALVQRGEAKLLTEDWEGAVDDLKSAAQKSPQDMNIREALMRAEKALKMSKRKDWYKILGVSKTSSVAEIKRAYKKLALQWHPDKNVDNREEAEAQFREIAAAYEVLGDDEKRAKYDRGEDIEDMGMGGGGFNPFGGGGGGGQQFTFTFDGGFPGGFGGGGFGFNF, encoded by the exons ATGTTGAAGACGTTGAGTTTGAGCTGGGCCTTCAATTCGATGGCTTGGAGAGGATTGCTGTACACAGTTTTCATACTCCATTTCGTTTTGGTTTGTCAGCTTCTGCTTCTTCAACCTCTCGTTTCTGCTTTGG GTGGAAAGCCAGGAAATGCTGCTGAGTTATTTGAGAGTGTTTCACAGAATATAAAAGTGAAGCGTTACAGTGAGGCACTCAATGATCTTAATGCTGCTATTGAGACAGATCCAGCACTTTCAGAAGCATATTTTCACCGTGCATCCATCCTGCGACAACTATGCCG ATATGAGGAATCTGAGAAAAGCTACAAAAAGTTTCTGGAATTAAAACCTGGAAATTCAGTTGGTGAAAAGGAACTGTCTCAATTGCGTCAGGCTCAAAGTGCTCTGGAAACAGCTTTCAGTCTCTTTGACTCTAGAGACCATACAAAAGCTCTGGAATACCTGGACAGAGTTGTGCTAGTTTTTTCACCGGCATGCTCAAAG GCTAAGATCCTGAAGGCGAAGTTGCTGTTAGCAGCTAAAGATTATTCTAGTGTCATATCAGAAACTGGGTTTATTCTCAAGGAAGATGAGAACAATCTTGAGGCCTTACTCCTTCGAGGTCAAGCATACTACTATTTAGCAGATCATGATGTTGCTCAAAG GCATTACCAGAAAGGTCTCCGCCTTGATCCAGAGCACAGTGAACTGAAGAAAGCATATTTTGGATTGAAAAATTTACTGAAGAAGACTAAAAGT GCGGAGGATAATGTAAACAAGGGTAAGCTGCGCCTTGCAGTCGAGGACTATAAAGGTGCACTTGCATTGGATCCCAATCATCTTGCTCATAATGTGCATCTTCACCTTGGTTTATGTAAGGTCTTGGTTAAGCTTGGCAGAGGGAAAGATGCTTCAAGTAGTTGCTCCGAGGCACTTAACATTGATGGGGAACTCCTTGAAGCTTTAGTACAG AGGGGTGAGGCTAAACTTTTAACAGAAGATTGGGAAGGTGCTGTGGATGATCTGAAATCAGCGGCTCAAAAATCACCTCAG GACATGAATATCCGTGAAGCACTTATGAGAGCTGAGAAAGCTTTGAAGATGAGCAAACGTAAAGACTGGTACAAGATTTTAGGGGTTTCAAAGACTTCTTCAGTTGCTGAAATTAAACGTGCATACAAGAAGCTTGCTTTGCAATGGCACCCAGATAAGAATGTTGATAACAGAGAAGAAGCTGAGGCACAATTCCGGGAAATTGCTGCCGCATATGAG GTTCTTGGGGATGATGAAAAGAGAGCAAAGTATGACAGGGGAGAAGATATCGAAGACATGGGAATGGGGGGTGGTGGTTTCAACCCatttggtggtggtggtggtgggggACAGCAGTTCACGTTTACATTTGATGGAGGGTTTCCCGGAGGCTTTGGAGGTGGTGGATTTGGTTTCAACTTTTGA
- the LOC108454553 gene encoding zinc finger protein JACKDAW-like: MSGEAFPAASIGGFIQDPSNANPNPKPNANPAKKKRNLPGTPDPDAEVIALSPKTLMATNRFICEICKKGFQRDQNLQLHRRGHNLPWKLRQRTNKEVRKKVYICPEKTCVHHDPSRALGDLTGIKKHFSRKHGEKKWKCEKCSKKYAVQSDWKAHSKTCGTREYKCDCGTLFSRKDSFITHRAFCDALAEESARLTSVAATSLNFRNDTVNLPHGFASRGVQDVAGIPQFGSGFPQDFSGMPAPGLSEMVQMAPANPFGSSSHFPGFENGGATSSNSNNLSLSQLPQGLKEEGGNEGNLMESLSSLYSDNQNKQSKANASPMSATALLQKAAQMGSTRSSPSFFGNSFGVMSSSSSHTAPTFMASSSASMSAKSNNLDKLMLQTGGKPSEPSLLSMHHPGSNSFAQSLTRDFLGMSNDQSPRPFLPQELAKYAAIGSSIGLGQFTSSNH; encoded by the exons ATGTCTGGTGAGGCGTTTCCAGCTGCTTCAATAGGAGGGTTTATTCAAGACCCAAGTAATgcaaaccctaaccctaaacctAATGCTAACCCTGCTAAGAAGAAGAGAAATCTTCCCGGAACTCCTG ATCCAGATGCTGAAGTAATTGCTTTATCTCCAAAAACACTTATGGCTACAAACCGATTCATATGTGAAATATGCAAGAAAGGTTTCCAAAGAGACCAAAACCTGCAGCTTCACCGCAGGGGTCACAATCTTCCATGGAAGCTAAGGCAAAGAACAAACAAAGAAGTTCGGAAGAAGGTTTATATTTGCCCTGAGAAAACCTGCGTCCACCATGATCCATCCAGGGCTCTTGGCGACCTCACTGGAATAAAGAAACATTTCAGCAGAAAACATGGTGAGAAGAAGTGGAAGTGTGAGAAATGTTCAAAGAAATACGCTGTTCAATCCGACTGGAAAGCTCACTCGAAAACTTGTGGTACTAGAGAGTACAAGTGTGATTGTGGGACACTGTTTTCCAG AAAAGACAGCTTTATCACCCATAGAGCTTTTTGTGACGCCTTAGCTGAAGAAAGTGCAAGACTCACTTCAGTTGCAGCCACAAGCCTAAATTTCAGAAACGATACTGTGAATCTGCCTCATGGATTTGCTAGCCGTGGAGTTCAAGATGTTGCTGGCATTCCTCAATTTGGTTCGGGTTTTCCTCAAGATTTCAGTGGGATGCCTGCACCAG GTTTGTCCGAGATGGTTCAAATGGCTCCAGCCAATCCCTTTGGCTCGTCTTCACACTTTCCTGGATTTGAAAACGGCGGTGCAACTTCATCAAATTCCAATAATCTCTCCTTATCGCAACTGCCACAAGGGTTAAAAGAAGAAGGTGGAAACGAAGGCAATCTAATGGAAAGCCTTTCATCTCTCTATTCTGATAATCAAAACAAGCAATCCAAAGCTAATGCTTCACCAATGTCCGCAACTGCGCTTTTGCAAAAAGCGGCTCAAATGGGTTCAACTAGAAGCAGCCCGTCCTTCTTTGGCAACAGTTTCGGTGTAATGAGCTCCTCTTCCTCTCACACAGCACCTACTTTCATGGCATCAAGCAGTGCATCAATGAGTGCAAAAAGCAACAATCTTGATAAGCTCATGTTACAAACAGGAGGCAAACCAAGTGAGCCGAGTCTATTAAGCATGCATCACCCTGGTTCAAATTCATTTGCTCAAAGCTTGACGAGGGACTTCCTTGGGATGAGCAATGATCAATCACCACGTCCATTTTTACCCCAAGAACTAGCCAAATATGCAGCAATTGGCTCAAGCATTGGTCTCGGTCAATTCACTAGCAGTAACCACTAA